A window of Papilio machaon chromosome W, ilPapMach1.1, whole genome shotgun sequence genomic DNA:
TACAGTACGCCGGTGGGTGGAGCGCTACGAGAACGAAGGCTCGCTGTTAGATCGAGTACGAATCATGCCGTTGCGTGTTGCGCAGCAGCCCCAAATAAATCAGATGTTGCAACACTACTCCGAGCAGCCCTTCACTGCTACAAAAGTTTTTGCTCAAAAATTTGAGTGCTCGGTAAAAACCATTCGCAATTATCTACACAGAAACGGTGTCCATAATAGGACACCAGCtaaaaaaattggattaaCAGAAGAGCATCGCACCGCAAGACTACGTTTCGCTAGAGAGTTTAGAGATTTCGATTTTTCAAACGCCATATTTTCTgacgaaaaatgttttaagtccAATCAATGTGGACGTCAGAATTAATGGCGAGCAAATAATACAAGGTATGCTcctcaaaatgtaatttcaaataccCAGTCGGGCAGAATAACAGTAAATATGTGGGGTTGGATGAGTTCCGCGGGACCCGGGGAGCTAGTTTTTATACCCGGGCGATCAAATGGCCACGTATACCGAGAGATTTTACAGGACGTAATGTTACCAACAGTGCGCACGGTGTATCCCGTCGAAGATTTTCCTGGAATTAACTTCATACAAGATAATTGTCCGATACACCGTGCGCGCGTGGTCAGGGACTGGTTTGAGTCTCATAGCGAAGTTCAAACGATTTTGTGGCCATCAAAGTCGCCGGATCTCAACCCGATTGAAAATTTGTGGGCGCTCATGGTCCAAAAGTGGGACAGTAGAAATGAGCGCTGCAAAGAAGAGCTAGTAGCCCACTGTGAAAAAATTTGGGAATCATTTAGAGGATCAGACTTATGTCAAAACATAGTCCTCTCTATGCGAGATAGGTGCGATGCCGTCATAGCTGCGAATGGTGGACCGACAAAATACTAGAAACATACGTATAACATAGGAATCGtatgtttctaatatttatataaaaagtactcgtatattagtataaaatatatttatttcaattttatttatatagattcatgttataatttatttaaatgttaatgttaagaacctaaacattttgtaaaaacgaTGTCAACCCAATAatacactttataattattaaccatatttattatataataaaatgaatgaaatacgaataagctttttatttaaatctaaataaagaaaaccttAAAGGCCTTACCATTACCATTACTAACAAACTTAGTATGTAGTAACAGTTAAGCTTAATCATATGTCAACCTTTTATACTTTGACTCTTTGCTCGATCTTAAGTTCATCTTTAACTTTGGTCCGAAATTTTGTCCGCAGGGAATTGAGAAAAAAaggttgttattaaattctacATCTAGGCGGAATTTAATCGAGTTTCTTTAAgatatcttttgtaaatatccatccatccatcccaaaacttttttaattgaatgaatgaattagtgagattaaagaattaattatttttgttttatttttatacttaaaaatatgtatttaataaattaaagtataaacgCGATGATGCGAATCACAggatatcaatattaatattgtaatttgcgCGCACATCTCTTAGCGTaagtgttcatttttttacaactaaacTAGTTGGAACATTTTTTGTGAATTCTAAAATCCCCCGGACAGAtggtaattacaattattattcttattgtTTAGGCTTAGCGCACCTGAGCGGCATTACGGGtgcttcattttaaaattgtttattgttttacgatAGCAGTTAGGACAAAACAAccgcacaaaaaataaaaatctcttaCAACTTCttgtatacttttaattttattcagaatCATAACAAGTTGACAAACAACTAcagtttatactttttacagatattgacatgttcttaaatattgtttatcttttttatatttccagtTTTCGCAGCACATGTATGAAACACCTATTATGGCTATAGTTTGCACATTATCAAAGATTTTGATAATGTGCTGAAGACGCTGAATCTATGTTACTCACATTTTATGTATCATTCTTCAAAAACAACCTTTCTTTcctctttaaaatgttaatattaaagtagaaataaatgatttgaaaaataattatattttttacttaaccagGAGTCAATACCATAGTTTACTcactgaaaatttataaacgctTGCATTTATAGTTACAGTAAAATCTCactataatgatttttttaatactgaaatatatttatattaactattcaATGTTTACTTGGCATGCAATATTCATACATTGGCAACCCGGCacgtctattttattttattccttgaaTCGGTTGCACTTGGTAAAAAGCCGCCTCAACAGGTGCAAGTAGTAAATGCTTCTACAGTAAACAATGATACAAGCATGCCGCAGCAATAACAAGATAGTAATCTTTTGTTATTGCTGCGGCATTCTTcgaaaattttgcaaatatttttctaaatagtaatttagacTGTCATAAACTGcaaatagcaaaatatttttcttcgaacacctataatattttttgtagtctATCCCGTAACAAAAACATCATAATCCGATCCGTATTCTAATGATCACACAgccgtataaaacataatttgttgcATCTGATACCAAggagaaatgtttatttgtaaaagattttattatcattcagCGGATTCGGCTGATCAGACACGATAGGCGGGTTTTAAGATAAAGGGTAACTGTCGTGATATCTAAATTGCAACATAAGTGCAATGTTAGAACAAAGTAAATGGGACTTTCTACGCGGAACGGAGAATCAAAAAAGATTCTCTTATAtcatatcatatatttttcaatgttatagTATGGTATACATATCTTGGTTAAAGTaatcattaaacatattttattaatgacttaagacattttgaaaatatgtatcaccttTTGATAGGCATGCGCTAATCATGGGCGATTATCAAGtcgtgaaattataaatttaaattataaagctgCTGCGAGAGCGCTTATTATGATTTTGGTATTAATTGTTAGCGTGACAACATCAACAAGTGAGACGGCTCgatcagtgaaataccacaaccacacagaaaagAGTCTCtaagtatgattttttattatatactcgaATACTATCATTCCttaacaaaatcaaacatattcaagtttattttatagcgtctatttaatgttttaagctCGTCGTTTCATTCGACATGACACATGTTAtgtcactaaaaataatataatttaattgaactcaaataaatttattaaatcaggttaaattttaaatcataattatgtttCCAAGAAAGATAACACAAGGTAAATTATACAACATTATgttgctaaaattataaatatttattgttatttataattctaaaacatactttaatttttttaatttataattatcatatgactaagtaaatattggtagaaaaaaaattaaaacttccgatgatttacgttgtttattttaaaacagaataattttaaaatgaattaatggaGTCCGAAGTAACGCTGCTTTCGTTTCGAAcgacaacaaagaaaataatatttttattgagtcTATTGTTACAACGCTGACCATTCACAGACCGGTTTCGAACATTAGAGTTAAAGGCTGCACCCTATTGGTTATTGTTTCCGCGTCGTAGTCTCAATGCGTACGAAACGTTTAAACGACTATAGCCCTAGAGGTGGAACACCGGGAAGGTTCGCGATTGTACTTAGGCTCTCTTACTTTAACAGAGACACCGCTAATGGACTTAACTGAAAATAGAtcgaaacatttaatttgttcttacaatcatttaaatataaatgaaaagataGTCGCAGATAccgtaattgaaaaatttaaagaaatttcgtTTGAGCATAAAGGTTTGGGCCGGACTCACGTAATAACACACCATATTGACACAGGAGAGTCGCCTCCTATTAGGCAAAGATATTACCGACTTTCTCCAGAAAAGCAGAGGATTCTACTCGAACAAGTTGATGAAATGTTGGCGTTAGACGTAGTAGAACCTTGTGAGAGTGCCTGGCAGTCTCCCGTTCTTCTagtttgttgatttttttatgtatgcaaattaaaaatagattatcaTCACTCTTATATTATCTGTTCTAATTATACTTTGTTGTCTGTggtcaataaaataaagacttCACTTGCTCCCGCGCCACTCTTGCAAAAACaacgtgttttatttaataggttatgggcccagaTCCCAGATCCCAGGTCCCAGATCTCAATTCTCAGTTATTACTTGAGTTCCAGAAAGTTTAGTGTGaaagtgttatttaattttgcaaaatttgtAGTGTAACAGTGATAGTCAGTAGCGCGATATTagacagttttataaaaagaattgtCAGAAAAATGTCGACGAACTATCTGATAAACGTGGCAACAAGGGTGTCAAGAAGCCCGACTGCCCAAATTGTAACCGAAACACGAAttcaaaaaactaattagGAAGAATTGTAGTAGATCTTGTAATAAACCGAAAACTGATATTAATGATTGGAAGGAATGGTTAAAAACAGTACAtagattttttagtttttacaagGCCGCTAcaattctacaaaaaaaaaccatttcgTGATACCCGTCCGTATATTAACATAAAGATTAATGACATTACTGCGTCAGGACTCTTAGATTCGGGATCAGTAATTACTGTTATAGGGAATCACGCTCACAAGGTTTTGCTTCAACATggccttaaaattttaactgacGAGCCGTTGTTGGTTACTGCGGCAGGCGGACAAACGTTGAATAGTATAGGCTATATTAATTTGCCCGTAACATTCGAGAACTTGCCTTGCGAAGCCTTTGATCGGGTGTGGCACAAAGCACTTCTTGCGAAGTTGCCTTCCTACGGGCTGCCCGAGAAACTATGCGCCTGGATTTCTAGCTTCTTGGAGGGTCGGAGCATCAAGATCGTTGTTGACGGTGCGTGCTCTGACCCGAAACCAATCAACGCTGGTGTCCCACAGGGCTGTGTACTGTCCCCACCttgtttcttctgcatatcaatgacatgcTGCAATTTAGCAACATTCATTGCtatgcagacgatagcacGTGTGACGCACTGTATACGGCCCGTGCCAATGTTTCTCGGGCTACTGCCGATGAGAAccggaccaaacttgtgtctgaactggagaccctactgggtgaagtttcggattggggtcgacgaaatctcgtcgaattcaatcccaaaaagacacaagtgtgcgccattaccgctaaaaaacaaccctttgtcgtagatcttcgttttgagggcactcccctggttgcctcagccagtatcggtattctcggcgttgacatatcgagtgatgttcagtttcgcggtcacttggaagacaaggccaaactggcctccaaaaagctgggtgtgctcagtagggcgaagcagtatttccagccgagccaccgcctacaactgtacaaggcgcaagttcggccccacatggaatactgctcgcacctctgggcgggagcaccccaataccagcttcttccatttgaccgcatacaacggagagcgactcgaatcgtcaacgaccgagctcttaccgatcggcttgataccctggccttgcggagggacgtcatTTCCCTCTGCATCTTTTATCGTTtgtaccacggggagtgttccgaagaactgtttggaacgattcctgccgccgagtttcgtcatcggacgacccgacagaccgccaggtaccatccataccatctggatggctggcattccacaacagtgcggttctcgcgaaatttcttgccccgcacggccgcgttgtggaatggtctgtcctcggcggtatttccaaaccactacgacttagggtccttcaagaagcgagcgtatcaccatctcaaaggccggcaacgcatatgcgattcctctggtattgcagatgtccatgggcgtcgatgaacaccttggtgttcccgctgctcgtttgcccccttctcttatataaaaaaaaaaaaaaaacaatttcacatAATTAAGGCTTTTGTTGTTCCCGAAGTCAAACCGTCACTGATCTTAGGTATAGATTTCTGACGTGCATTCAAGTTATGTCCGAAGTACAATGGCGGAAATTCCCGGTGTTCCACTTAACGAAAATATGCCTTGCACCGTGCAACGAAACAAACTCCGCCCCCTTTTTACGGATAGCCAATGAGTTAGCAATGAGTTGCGCAAGCGACTGgataatagtaaaaacaatCAGTTGCGTACTGCTCTGCATCCCTGCGTGTTGTTACTGCCGCTGTCTTTGTTATGCGTTTTAAGTTTTACGACCtctgtttgttttttggaCTTTTGTGATTTGTGCCTATTAGTGACCTCTGCTTGTTTTCCGGACTGATAGATCGCCTTACGTTTACCTGTGCTAGAACCCTGGACTTAATCTGTAATCATTTAACATAATGCCGCGTAATCTTCTTGCTGAAGAAAGAGAACAAATCATCGTTTTGCATCGGGAAGGTTTCAACATCTCTCAAATAGCGGATGAACTTAATGTTGCAgtaagtaatatgtttttatagacAATGAAACGTAATtgattagttataaatatgtaactcaaaacttttgaataaataagaactgtatttattactttgattcattgtaggtttttttttttttgattagcGTTATTACTTTGAACACGTTTATATCTGCTTGCCACTTAGTGTTCTCTGATTGTTACAAGTTATCgttcaaaaactaaaaactacaTGTTTTTGAATATGCCATATTAGACTATATACTATATGTTTTtggaaataatgtaataatagattgataatatcgatttttaattaaaagccaTAATATCAGCAATTCCGTAAGTTCGTAATGTAAAGATTACACAgcgtaaatatttcaaatttatatgtgtatacaaatatatttataaccttaGGTTTAGCTTAAcccaatgtaaattataaccgGCAACgcaaggtaaattaaaaaatcttaaaagaaaaaaatatcacaaaccacattgacttttttatatacttaaacacttcttatctaaaactattttttagccTAGACTTAATAACAAGACCTTTCTCTATTGTCTTATAATggttaaatatacaaatatctgtttatttagttaacttattaaatcaatttataaacatattatctaaaataaaaatcagatgCAACAGTTGGAATTACAGATATATTACgttacatatgttttaattttaattttaatttttctgtctttcgtttaatataaaagttattttacagaGAGCTACAGTACGCCGGTGGGTGGAGCGCTACGAGAACGAAGGCTCGCTGTTAGATCGAGTACGAATCATGCCGTTGCGTGTTGCGCAGCAGCCCCAAATAAATCAGATGTTGCAACACTACTCCGAGCAGCCCTTCACTGCTACAAAAGTTTTTGCTCAAAAATTTGAGTGCTCGGTAAAAACCATTCGCAATTATCTACACAGAAACGATGTCCATAATAGGACACCAGCtaaaaaaattggattaaCAGAAGAGCATCGCACCGCAAGACTACGTTTCGCTAGAGAGTTTAGAGATTTCGATTTTTCAAACGCCATATTTTCTgacgaaaaatgttttaagtccAATCAATGTGGACGTCAGAATTAATGGCGAGCAAATAATACAAGGTATGCTcctcaaaatgtaatttcaaataccCAGTCGGGCAGAATAACAGTAAATATGTGGGGTTGGATGAGTTCCGCGGGACCCGGGGAGCTAGTTTTTATACCCGGGCGATCAAATGGCCACGTATACCGAGAGATTTTACAGGACGTAATGTTACCAACAGTGCGCACGGTGTATCCCGTCGAAGATTTTCCTGGAATTAACTTCATACAAGATAATTGTCCGATACACCGTGCGCGCGTGGTCAGGGACTGGTTTGAGTCTCATAGCGAAGTTCAAACGATTTTGTGGCCATCAAAGTCGCCGGATCTCAACCCGATTGAAAATTTGTGGGCGCTCATGGTCCAAAAGTGGGACAGTAGAAATGAGCGCTGCAAAGAAGAGCTAGTAGCCCACTGTGAAAAAATTTGGGAATCATTTAGAGGATCAGACTTATGTCAAAACATAGTCCTCTCTATGCGAGATAGGTGCGATGCCGTCATAGCTGCGAATGGTGGACCGACAAAATACTAGAAACATACGTATAACATAGGAATCGtatgtttctaatatttatataaaaagtactcgtatattagtataaaatatatttatttcaattttatttatatagattcatgttataatttatttaaatgttaatgttaagaacctaaacattttgtaaaaacgaTGTCAACCCAATAatacactttataattattaaccatatttattatataataaaatgaatgaaatacgaataagctttttatttaaatctaaataaagaaaaccttAAAGGCCTTACCATTACCATTACTAACAAACTTAGTATGTAGTAACAGTTAAGCTTAATCATATGTCAACCTTTTATACTTTGACTCTTTGCTCGATCTTAAGTTCATCTTTAACTTTGGTCCGAAATTTTGTCCGCAGGGAATTGAGAAAAAAaggttgttattaaattctacATCTAGGCGGAATTTAATCGAGTTTCTTTA
This region includes:
- the LOC123723266 gene encoding uncharacterized protein LOC123723266, producing the protein MPRNLLAEEREQIIVLHREGFNISQIADELNVARATVRRWVERYENEGSLLDRVRIMPLRVAQQPQINQMLQHYSEQPFTATKVFAQKFECSVKTIRNYLHRNGVHNRTPAKKIGLTEEHRTARLRFAREFRDFDFSNAIFSDEKCFKSNQCGRQN